A window of the Dermatophagoides farinae isolate YC_2012a chromosome 2, ASM2471394v1, whole genome shotgun sequence genome harbors these coding sequences:
- the Ctu1 gene encoding cytosolic thiouridylase subunit 1: protein MSIINCSRCKTARANVKRSKTIDCLCKECFFYCFETEIHETIIRGKLFHRGEKVAIAASGGKDSTVLAYIVKLLNDRHDYGLDLFLLSIDEGITGYRDDSLDTVKQNQIDYGIPLKILSYRDLYGWTMDEIVRATGVKNNCTFCGVFRRQALDRGAMLLKCDTIVTGHNADDLAETILMNILRGDIARLGRSARIITDVTDETETGWCIRRAKPFKYTYEKEIVLYARFKQLKYFSTECIYSPMAYRGYAREHLKQLEKIRPSVILDIIKSGECFDVRNSITRNNTDITNRLKSKGICQRCGYISSQDICKACILLEGLNSGRPRLGISKTSKIEKATKNYSCDNSSKLNCICQDSLTKNDGD, encoded by the exons ATGAGTATAATTAATTGTAGTCGATGTAAAACGGCAAGGGCCAATGTCAAACGTTCGAAAACG ATCGATTGTTTATGTaaagaatgttttttttattgtttcgaAACGGAAATTCATGAGACTATTATTCgtggaaaattatttcatcgtGGTGAAAAAGTAGCAATAGCTGCTTCGGGTGGAAAAG ATTCCACAGTATTAGCATATATTGTGAAATTGCTCAACGATCGTCATGATTATGGTCTTGATTTATTTCTTCTGTCGATTGATGAAGGTATTACGGGTTATCGTGATGATTCCCTCGATACagtcaaacaaaatcaaattgattatggTATACCATTGAAAATACTAAGCTATCGAGATTTATATGGCTGGACAATGGATGAAATCGTACGAGCTACCGGAGTAAAAAATAACTGTACATTTTGTGGTGTATTTCGTCGCCAAGCTTTGGATCGTGGAGCTATGTTATTAAAGTGTGATACAATCGTTACTGGACATAATGCCGATGATTTAGCCGAAACAATACTAATGAACATTCTTCGTGGTGATATAGCTCGATTAGGACGTTCAGCACGTATAATTACAGATGTCACTGATGAAACTGAAACCGGTTGGTGTATAAGACGTGCTAAACCATTCAAATATACATATGAAAAAGAGATTGTTCTCTATGCACGTTttaaacaattgaaatattttagTACCGAATGTATCTATTCACCTATGGCATATCGTGGCTATGCACGTGAACATTTAaaacaattggaaaaaattcgtcCATCCGTCATATTGGATATTATAAAATCTGGCGAATGTTTTGATGTCAGAAATTCAATCACTAGAAATAATACGGACATTACGAATCGTTTGAAATCCAAAGGAATCTGTCAACGTTGTGGATACATTTCTAGCCAGGATATTTGTAAAGCATGTATTCTATTGGAAGGTTTGAATTCTGGACGACCACGATTAGGGATCAGTAAAACgagtaaaattgaaaaagctaccaaaaattattcatgtGATAATTCTtccaaattgaattgtattTGTCAAGattcattgacaaaaaacgatggtgattaa
- the LOC124493504 gene encoding chitin deacetylase 8-like, producing the protein MFGKNLKIFIFVFLSIFAISHGQRSRGSTSSSSSSQQPSSSRQFSRGQPESLPNINSPPPLTSNPDPDDDDSHGNSGADFTCPKSDGLFADPNNCRKFNLCGNWRSWSQTCPPSLYFDAKLKYCTFKTDQLTCGPIDEAEVRAEERELSQDALPPCVLDDCRLPNCFCTNDGTLIPANIPPSQTPQMVLISFSGALNDLVYDHYRRVLGYGNRFNSQQSRRNPNGCGIRATFFINHEYSNYAQIQWFAAQGHEMAVHSITHRQPETWWTDHANYSEWAEEMIGMREIMIANAGGTTTTPVLTRENIVGMRAPYIRPGGNSMFEMAHDFGFLYDSSIAAPRGTPPYWPFTYDYRQPFDCSNQPKKDESRRFGPTDDDSGYGRGGFGSGRGSSNRGARAKRQTPFLGRPLKCPTRSFPGLWEVPINPLYNEFNTCHHADQCVFPAASDDDDIESIVDFLKENFDRHYNTNRAPFQLNFHVTWFTQKRNVRALNRFLDHIQSLKDVWFVTFQQMLSWVRNPKPASESSFPCENNSTVYSCSRPHTCVLKHYLNKDNSAASEDNYSRTDTRYMPVCHSSLCPQQYQWYGNTAGRKRNFKTIMQLIEENPPPSPSESVDGSPIGVDGQ; encoded by the exons atgtttggaaaaaatttgaaaatttttatctttgtctttctttccatttttg CTATTTCACATGGACAACGATCACGAGGttcaacatcatcttcatcatcatcacaacagccatcatcatcgagacAATTTTCTCGAGGGCAACCAGAATCATTACCAAACATCaattcaccaccaccattaacTTCGAATCCAgatccagatgatgatgattcacatGGAAATTCCGGTGCAGATTTTACCTGTCCAAAATCTGATGGTCTTTTTGCTGATCCAAATAATTGTCGAAAATTTAATCTTTGTGGTAATTGGCGTTCATGGAGTCAAACTTGTccaccatcattatattttgatgcaaaattgaaatattgtaCATTCAAAACGGATCAACTGACTTGTGGTCCAATTGATGAAGCTGAAGTTCGTGCAGAAGAACGTGAATTAAGTCAAGATGCCTTACCACCATGTGTTCTTGATGATTGTCGTTTACCGAATTGTTTTTGTACGAATGATGGAACCTTAATACCGGCCAACATTCCACCGAGTCAAACACCACAAATGGTTTTAATAAGCTTTAGTGGAGCTCTAAATGATTTAgtttatgatcattatcgtcgAGTATTGGGATATGGAAATCGTTTTAATTCACAACAATCtag ACGAAATCCTAATGGATGTGGAATTCGCGccacatttttcattaatcatgaatattcaaattatgcACAAATTCAATGGTTTGCAGCACAAGGTCATGAAATGGCCGTCCATTCAATCAC ACATCGCCAACCAGAAACATGGTGGACTGATCATGCAAACTATTCAGAGTGGGCCGAAGAAATGATTGGTATGCGAGAAATCATGATTGCAAATGCTGGTGGTACGACAACGACTCCAGTATTGACTCGTGAAAATATTGTGGGAATGCGTGCTCCATATATTCGTCCAGGTGGCAATTCCATGTTTGAAATGGCTCATGATTTTGGTTTCCTTTATGATTCCAGTATTGCTGCACCAAGAGGAACACCACCATATTGGCCATTTACATATGATTATCGACAACCATTTGATTGTTCAAATCAACCTAAAAAAGATGAAAGTCGACGTTTCGGCCCaaccgatgatgattctggttATGGACGTGGTGGTTTTGGATCTGGTCGAGGTAGTAGCAATCGCGGTGCTCGTGCGAAACGTCAAACACCATTTTTGGGACGTCCACTCAAATGTCCTACACGATCTTTTCCTGGATTGTGGGAGGTTCCAATCAATCCATTGtataatgaatttaataCCTGTCATCATGCTGATCAATGTGTGTTTCCTGCTGcatcggatgatgatgacatagaatcaattgttgattttttaaaagaaaattttgatcgaCATTACAACACAAATCGTGCACCATTTCAACTTAATTTCCATGTTACATGGTTTACTCAAAA aCGAAATGTTCGTGCATTGAATCGTTTCCTTGACcacattcaatcattgaaagaTGTATGGTTTGTAACATTTCAACAGATGTTGTCTTGGGTTCGAAATCCAAAACCGGCTAGTGAATCAAGTTTTCCATGTGAAAATAATTCTACCGTTTATTCTTGTAGCCGGCCACATACCTGTGTATTGAAACATTATTTAAATAAAGATAATTCAGCAGCAAGTGAAGATAATTATTCACGTACGGATACTCGCTATATGCCGGTTTGTCATTCATCTTTATGTCCACAACAATATCAATGGTACGGTAATACGGCTGGACGAAAACGAAACTTTAAAACAATTATGcaattgattgaagaaaatccaccaccatcaccatccgAGTCGGTTGACGGTAGCCCAATAGGAGTGGATGGACAATAA
- the LOC124492931 gene encoding uncharacterized protein LOC124492931 — protein MNGSSQALADSNDDNSSVRSLLQQEENRKLLKDYDYQYRCLDLIVKKLKDKKASKLTLHRLTQEKRVFIDWLFPLNDNFYPLFLFDKDADVHFEFFILDPESPVNITNRSPCSDLRIFELSKLIYSFVYEYCKTISE, from the coding sequence atgaatggatCATCTCAAGCATTGGccgattcaaatgatgacaattctTCAGTCCGATCATTGTTACAACAAGAAGAGAATCGTAAACTTTTGaaagattatgattatcaatatcGATGCCTCGATCTTATAGTCAAAAAACTTAAGGATAAGAAAGCATCAAAGCTAACTCTTCATCGCTTGACGCAAGAAAAACGCGTATTTATAGATTGGTTATTtccattgaatgataatttttatccattattTCTATTCGATAAAGATGCTGATGTAcatttcgaatttttcattttggatcCAGAATCACCAGTCAATATTACTAATCGATCACCATGTTCGGACTTGCGAATTTTTGAACTGTCTAAATTAATCTATTCATTTGTCTATGAATATTGTAAAACTATTTCTGAATAA